In Blastopirellula sp. J2-11, a single genomic region encodes these proteins:
- a CDS encoding citrate synthase: MTEVAHLRVRDTEIELPIVEGTEQETAVDISKLRAETGFITLDDGYVNTGSTTSKITYLDGEAGILRYRGYPIEQLAGNCDFVEVMYLLIYGELPTEAQIMDFRKSIRRHTMLHEDMRSFYDGFPRDAHPMAILSSVVSGLSTFYQDSLDPHDPRQVEVSIHRLLAKLPTIAAYSFKKSVGQPFIYPQNDLSYCENFLQMMFAVPSEPFHVDPDFVSALNLLLIVHADHEQNCSTSTVRMVGSADANLFASISAGISALWGPLHGGANEAVVSMLEKIIADDMNVEKYVKLAKDKTSKFRLMGFGHRVYKNFDPRATIIKKACDTLLAKLAIKDPIFEVAQRLETAALNDEYFIERKLYPNVDFYSGVIYRAIGIPVQMFTVLFAIGRLPGWIAHWKEMQGSPSKRICRPRQIYTGPTEREFVPLEKRG, from the coding sequence GACATCAGCAAGTTACGAGCTGAAACTGGCTTTATTACGCTGGACGACGGCTACGTAAATACCGGTTCGACCACGAGCAAGATTACGTATCTCGACGGTGAGGCCGGCATTCTGCGATATCGTGGTTACCCGATCGAGCAACTTGCCGGAAACTGCGACTTTGTCGAAGTCATGTATCTGCTGATCTACGGCGAACTGCCGACGGAAGCGCAGATCATGGACTTCCGCAAGTCGATTCGCCGACACACGATGCTGCACGAGGATATGCGGTCGTTCTACGATGGCTTTCCGCGCGACGCTCATCCGATGGCGATTCTCAGTTCGGTGGTCAGCGGTCTGTCGACGTTCTACCAAGATTCGCTCGACCCGCACGATCCGCGGCAGGTCGAAGTGTCGATCCATCGCTTGTTGGCGAAACTGCCTACGATCGCCGCCTACAGCTTCAAGAAATCGGTCGGTCAGCCGTTCATCTATCCGCAAAACGACCTGTCGTACTGCGAAAACTTCCTGCAGATGATGTTTGCTGTTCCCAGCGAACCGTTCCACGTTGATCCGGACTTCGTCAGCGCACTCAATCTGCTGCTGATCGTCCATGCCGATCACGAACAGAACTGCAGCACGTCGACGGTCCGCATGGTCGGTTCGGCAGACGCGAATCTGTTTGCGTCGATTTCGGCAGGCATCAGCGCCTTGTGGGGTCCGCTGCATGGCGGCGCCAATGAGGCGGTCGTTTCGATGCTTGAAAAGATCATCGCGGACGACATGAACGTCGAAAAATATGTCAAGCTGGCGAAGGATAAAACCAGCAAGTTCCGCCTGATGGGCTTCGGCCACCGCGTCTATAAGAACTTTGACCCGCGGGCCACGATCATCAAAAAGGCGTGCGACACGCTGTTGGCCAAGCTGGCGATCAAAGATCCGATCTTTGAAGTCGCCCAGCGGCTCGAGACCGCCGCGCTCAACGACGAGTACTTTATCGAGCGGAAGTTGTACCCCAACGTCGACTTCTACTCAGGCGTTATTTATCGTGCGATCGGCATTCCGGTGCAGATGTTTACCGTGCTGTTTGCGATCGGACGTTTGCCGGGCTGGATCGCCCACTGGAAAGAAATGCAAGGCTCGCCTTCGAAACGAATTTGCCGGCCGCGTCAGATTTATACCGGGCCGACCGAACGAGAATTCGTTCCGCTCGAAAAACGAGGCTAA
- a CDS encoding Gfo/Idh/MocA family protein has protein sequence MSLRTSRRRFLVATSAAVSGIGFYSQLAAAESKSPNEKLNLAGIGVANRASANLSGCASENFVALADVDSNYLEKATKKLGSNGYADYRVMLEKEADKIDAVVVSTADHSHAPASAMALRLNKHVYCEKPLTHTVYEARTVSNLAKENKLVTQMGTQIHATNNYRRVVELLNSGIIGNIGRAHVWVGKGWGDGQYAFGKAAPKNLNWDLFLGCAPERPYSEKVHPANWRRFWDYGTGTFGDMACHYVDLVHWALDLKHPESVSATGPEVDPVGCPSWCVADYQYPARGDKAPVHLTWYDGGKRPEELGKLKDKEGKPMNWGSGQLFIGDKGMVLSNYGQHYVFKEGEMVDFTPPEQTIPDSIGHHQEWLQAIRTGGPTTCNFDYSGALSEAVLLGTVAYRSGEKIEWDAENLKVTNNNPQAQDLIHKEYRKGWTL, from the coding sequence ATGTCGCTGCGAACTTCTCGCCGTCGGTTCCTGGTCGCCACCTCGGCCGCTGTGTCCGGCATTGGATTCTATTCACAACTTGCCGCCGCCGAATCGAAGTCGCCCAATGAAAAGCTGAATCTGGCCGGCATCGGCGTCGCTAACCGCGCCAGCGCCAACTTGTCAGGATGTGCGAGCGAAAACTTCGTCGCATTGGCCGACGTCGATTCCAATTACTTAGAAAAGGCGACCAAGAAGTTGGGCTCCAATGGGTACGCCGACTACCGCGTCATGCTAGAAAAAGAAGCGGACAAAATTGACGCGGTTGTTGTTAGCACCGCCGACCATAGTCATGCGCCGGCCTCTGCAATGGCGCTGCGGTTGAATAAGCATGTCTACTGCGAAAAGCCGCTGACGCACACGGTTTATGAGGCCCGCACCGTCTCGAACTTGGCGAAAGAAAACAAGCTTGTGACCCAGATGGGGACGCAGATTCACGCGACCAACAACTATCGTCGAGTCGTCGAACTGCTCAACTCCGGCATCATCGGCAATATCGGCCGCGCTCATGTCTGGGTCGGCAAAGGTTGGGGAGACGGCCAATACGCGTTTGGCAAAGCGGCCCCCAAGAACTTGAACTGGGATTTGTTTCTCGGTTGTGCGCCAGAGCGTCCCTACAGCGAAAAAGTGCATCCGGCCAACTGGCGCCGGTTCTGGGACTACGGAACCGGAACGTTTGGCGACATGGCTTGCCATTACGTCGATTTGGTTCACTGGGCGCTTGATCTGAAACATCCAGAAAGCGTTTCGGCCACGGGGCCCGAAGTGGATCCGGTCGGCTGTCCCAGCTGGTGCGTCGCCGACTATCAATATCCGGCCCGCGGTGACAAGGCGCCGGTCCATTTGACCTGGTACGACGGGGGAAAACGTCCTGAAGAGCTCGGTAAGCTCAAAGACAAAGAGGGGAAACCGATGAACTGGGGCAGTGGCCAGTTGTTTATCGGCGACAAGGGGATGGTGTTGTCAAACTACGGCCAACACTACGTTTTCAAGGAGGGCGAGATGGTCGACTTTACGCCGCCCGAGCAAACGATCCCCGACTCGATCGGTCACCACCAGGAATGGCTGCAGGCGATTCGCACCGGCGGGCCGACCACTTGCAACTTCGATTATTCAGGAGCTTTGAGCGAAGCGGTGTTGCTGGGAACGGTCGCCTACCGCAGCGGTGAAAAGATCGAATGGGACGCCGAAAACCTGAAGGTCACCAACAACAACCCGCAGGCCCAGGACCTGATCCACAAGGAATATCGCAAAGGCTGGACGCTGTAA
- a CDS encoding M14 family metallopeptidase, which translates to MSVQEGIWFPRDYDQSRSEFLAVGKELGGEWESHAIESLGPQREPLTIDLLTLGDLQSPHCLVLSSGLHGLEAPLGAAIQQRWMRLCLREGGPPNLRIVLAHALNPFGFACQRRSDAENLDLNRAFLRRGEEHRGAPPLYKTLDPLLNPEAPPSGCDFFRLRAAATLARYGMKRVKQAIAGGQYEYPRGLFYGGKGPSEAQQILTPHWKAWLGASRRVIHLDFHTGLGRWGEMTLLAHPQLNSPWQQQAAQALGGPGVDRHREDAGAYEARGDFGLWCAEQAGEIDYAYFCTEFGTYSAVSVLHALRRENQAHFWGDRASPAYRHAKQSAADAFCPKSAAWRERTVLRGEAACLAAVAKLQENRLD; encoded by the coding sequence TTGAGCGTTCAGGAAGGGATCTGGTTTCCGCGCGATTATGACCAATCGCGCTCGGAATTTCTCGCCGTCGGCAAGGAACTCGGCGGCGAGTGGGAGTCTCACGCGATCGAGTCGCTTGGCCCCCAAAGAGAGCCGTTGACGATCGACCTACTCACGCTGGGCGATCTCCAATCGCCGCACTGTCTGGTTCTATCCAGCGGGCTCCATGGGCTCGAAGCTCCTCTTGGCGCTGCGATTCAACAACGCTGGATGCGCCTTTGTCTGCGCGAGGGGGGCCCGCCCAACTTGCGGATTGTGTTGGCGCACGCGCTCAATCCTTTTGGATTTGCCTGTCAGCGGCGCAGCGACGCCGAGAACTTGGATCTGAACCGCGCGTTCCTACGGCGCGGAGAAGAGCATCGCGGAGCGCCGCCGCTCTACAAGACCCTTGATCCGCTTTTAAACCCCGAGGCGCCTCCAAGCGGCTGTGACTTCTTTCGCTTGCGCGCCGCGGCGACGCTCGCGCGTTATGGGATGAAACGGGTAAAACAGGCGATCGCCGGCGGACAGTACGAATATCCCCGCGGCCTGTTTTACGGCGGCAAAGGGCCGAGCGAAGCGCAACAGATATTGACGCCGCATTGGAAAGCCTGGCTGGGAGCAAGTCGCCGTGTGATTCACTTAGATTTTCACACCGGGCTGGGACGTTGGGGAGAGATGACGCTGTTGGCCCATCCGCAACTCAATTCGCCCTGGCAGCAGCAAGCGGCGCAAGCGCTAGGCGGACCCGGTGTAGATCGACATCGCGAAGATGCCGGCGCCTACGAGGCGCGAGGAGACTTCGGCTTGTGGTGCGCTGAGCAAGCTGGCGAAATCGACTACGCCTACTTCTGCACTGAGTTTGGGACCTATTCGGCCGTGAGCGTCTTACATGCGCTGCGCCGTGAGAACCAGGCCCATTTTTGGGGAGACCGCGCCAGTCCGGCGTACCGTCATGCGAAGCAATCGGCTGCCGATGCATTCTGCCCTAAGAGTGCGGCCTGGCGAGAACGGACCGTCCTACGTGGTGAAGCTGCCTGCCTCGCCGCCGTCGCGAAACTCCAAGAAAATCGCCTAGACTAA
- a CDS encoding cation transporter, translated as MFRIPLALIFSVAIFAPAAQAETTVTLTKMHLCCGACVKAVQAAVKDLSGVKVDVTAKEGKTVVTADDDKAAQSALDAISKAGFHAKTDSEKLTMKDDSGVKAGAVKRLELTGLHNCCGACTKSIKEAVATVDGVKADTAKPKQETMVVEGDFDAADVVAALMAAGFHVKVKP; from the coding sequence ATGTTTCGAATTCCCCTCGCGCTGATTTTTTCGGTCGCCATCTTCGCCCCAGCGGCTCAGGCCGAAACGACCGTTACGCTGACCAAAATGCATCTCTGCTGCGGCGCGTGCGTCAAAGCGGTCCAGGCCGCGGTCAAAGACTTGTCCGGCGTAAAAGTGGATGTGACTGCTAAAGAAGGAAAAACAGTGGTGACCGCCGACGATGACAAAGCGGCCCAATCCGCACTCGATGCAATCTCCAAGGCCGGCTTCCACGCAAAAACCGATAGCGAAAAATTAACGATGAAGGACGACTCCGGCGTCAAAGCAGGCGCCGTGAAACGTCTGGAACTGACCGGTCTGCACAATTGCTGCGGCGCCTGCACCAAGTCGATCAAAGAAGCGGTCGCCACCGTGGATGGGGTCAAAGCAGATACGGCCAAGCCGAAACAAGAGACGATGGTCGTCGAAGGTGATTTCGACGCTGCGGATGTCGTCGCCGCATTGATGGCTGCCGGTTTTCACGTCAAAGTGAAGCCGTAA
- a CDS encoding metallophosphoesterase — protein MTRQSRTIAIGDIHGCVHALDAVLGMIAPTPHDTIVVLGDFIDQGWEVKQTIERLMQLESETNLIHLLGNHEEMLLAGLTCEKTRDYWENCGGARTINSYRFGGSIGDIPADHIEFIRRSRSYYETETCLFAHANAEPDLPMDQQPSYALRWKVLEPDAYQCHVSGKTLFVGHTEQRNGEILNLGCIQDIDTACWRNGWLTAIDVDALHIWQASRFGRMREADELSVSHAIPVHETE, from the coding sequence CATGGGTGCGTGCATGCGCTGGACGCCGTTCTGGGGATGATTGCGCCAACACCCCATGACACTATCGTCGTGTTGGGGGATTTCATCGATCAGGGATGGGAAGTGAAGCAGACGATCGAGCGCTTGATGCAACTCGAGTCGGAAACGAACCTGATCCACCTACTCGGGAATCATGAGGAAATGCTGCTCGCCGGTCTGACCTGCGAAAAAACTCGTGACTATTGGGAGAACTGCGGAGGAGCTCGCACGATCAACTCCTATCGATTCGGCGGTTCAATCGGCGACATTCCAGCCGACCATATCGAGTTCATCCGTCGTTCGCGCTCCTACTATGAGACGGAAACCTGCCTATTCGCGCATGCGAATGCAGAGCCCGATTTGCCGATGGATCAGCAGCCGTCGTACGCGTTGCGCTGGAAGGTGCTAGAGCCCGACGCATATCAGTGTCATGTTTCGGGTAAAACATTGTTTGTCGGCCATACCGAACAGCGTAACGGCGAAATCCTGAATCTCGGTTGCATTCAAGACATCGATACCGCTTGTTGGCGCAACGGTTGGCTTACGGCAATCGACGTTGACGCGCTGCATATCTGGCAAGCGAGTCGTTTTGGCCGCATGCGAGAAGCGGACGAATTGTCGGTATCGCACGCAATTCCCGTGCATGAGACGGAGTAG